In the Apteryx mantelli isolate bAptMan1 chromosome 1, bAptMan1.hap1, whole genome shotgun sequence genome, one interval contains:
- the TOB2 gene encoding protein Tob2 isoform X2, with amino-acid sequence MHLEIKVALNFIISYLYNKLPRRRADLFGETVDPVVELAAKRSGLAVEDVRANVPEELSVWIDPFEVSYQIGEKGSVKVLYLDDSEGCSAAELDKEIKSSFNPDAQVFVPIGSQDNSLSNSPSPSFGQSPSPTFIPRSAQPITFTTATFAATKFGSTKMKKGGGAGGGGGGAGAAQQPRMVRSPTNNLLKHKGLSLSMHSLNFIGSAGSQAPQSQLSPNAKEFVYSGGSPGASSLFFDGVASESQASNIPPASQFNTGTGGTFDMAQVFGGSTNSLFLEKSPFVEGLSYNLNAMQYPSQSFQPVVLAN; translated from the exons ATGCATCTGGAGATCAAAGTTGCTCTTAACTTCATCATCTCATACCTGTACAACAAGCTTCCTCGGAGGCGGGCAGACCTGTTTG GGGAGACCGTGGATCCGGTGGTGGAGCTGGCGGCCAAGCGGAGTGGGCTGGCCGTGGAGGATGTGCGTGCCAATGTGCCAGAAGAGCTGAGTGTCTGGATCGATCCTTTTGAGGTTTCCTACCAGATTGGCGAGAAGGGCTCTGTTAAGGTCCTGTACCTGGATGACAGCGAGGGCTGCAGCGCAGCAGAGCTGGACAAAGAAATCAAGAGCAGCTTCAACCCTGATGCCCAGGTATTCGTCCCCATTGGCAGCCAGGACAACTCGCTGTCCAACTCTCCGTCCCCCTCCTTTGGCCAGTCGCCTAGCCCCACCTTCATccctcgctctgcccagcccatcACTTTCACCACTGCCACGTTTGCTGCCACAAAGTTTGGTTCTACCAAGATGAAGaagggtggaggagctggaggaggggGTGGCGGAGCAGGGGCTGCGCAGCAGCCGAGGATGGTCAGGTCTCCCACTAACAACCTGCTGAAGCACAAGGGCCTCTCCCTGTCTATGCACTCTCTGAACTTCATCGGGAGTGCTGGGAGCCAAGCCCCGCAGTCGCAGCTCTCCCCCAATGCCAAGGAGTTCGTTTACAGCGGTGGGTCACCAGGAGCCAGTAGCCTGTTCTTCGATGGTGTTGCCAGTGAGAGCCAGGCCAGCAACATCCCACCGGCATCGCAGTTCAACACCGGCACTGGAGGTACCTTTGATATGGCTCAGGTCTTCGGTGGCAGCACCAACAGCCTCTTTTTGGAGAAGTCTCCCTTTGTGGAAGGACTCAGCTACAACCTGAATGCCATGCAGTATCCCAGCCAGTCGTTCCAGCCTGTCGTCCTGGCCAACTGA
- the TOB2 gene encoding protein Tob2 isoform X1, whose product MHLEIKVALNFIISYLYNKLPRRRADLFGEELERLLKKKYEGHWYPEKPLKGSGYRCVHIGETVDPVVELAAKRSGLAVEDVRANVPEELSVWIDPFEVSYQIGEKGSVKVLYLDDSEGCSAAELDKEIKSSFNPDAQVFVPIGSQDNSLSNSPSPSFGQSPSPTFIPRSAQPITFTTATFAATKFGSTKMKKGGGAGGGGGGAGAAQQPRMVRSPTNNLLKHKGLSLSMHSLNFIGSAGSQAPQSQLSPNAKEFVYSGGSPGASSLFFDGVASESQASNIPPASQFNTGTGGTFDMAQVFGGSTNSLFLEKSPFVEGLSYNLNAMQYPSQSFQPVVLAN is encoded by the coding sequence ATGCATCTGGAGATCAAAGTTGCTCTTAACTTCATCATCTCATACCTGTACAACAAGCTTCCTCGGAGGCGGGCAGACCTGTTTGGTGAGGAGCTAGAGCGCCTGCTGAAGAAGAAATATGAGGGTCACTGGTACCCAGAAAAGCCTCTGAAGGGATCTGGCTATCGCTGTGTCCATATAGGGGAGACCGTGGATCCGGTGGTGGAGCTGGCGGCCAAGCGGAGTGGGCTGGCCGTGGAGGATGTGCGTGCCAATGTGCCAGAAGAGCTGAGTGTCTGGATCGATCCTTTTGAGGTTTCCTACCAGATTGGCGAGAAGGGCTCTGTTAAGGTCCTGTACCTGGATGACAGCGAGGGCTGCAGCGCAGCAGAGCTGGACAAAGAAATCAAGAGCAGCTTCAACCCTGATGCCCAGGTATTCGTCCCCATTGGCAGCCAGGACAACTCGCTGTCCAACTCTCCGTCCCCCTCCTTTGGCCAGTCGCCTAGCCCCACCTTCATccctcgctctgcccagcccatcACTTTCACCACTGCCACGTTTGCTGCCACAAAGTTTGGTTCTACCAAGATGAAGaagggtggaggagctggaggaggggGTGGCGGAGCAGGGGCTGCGCAGCAGCCGAGGATGGTCAGGTCTCCCACTAACAACCTGCTGAAGCACAAGGGCCTCTCCCTGTCTATGCACTCTCTGAACTTCATCGGGAGTGCTGGGAGCCAAGCCCCGCAGTCGCAGCTCTCCCCCAATGCCAAGGAGTTCGTTTACAGCGGTGGGTCACCAGGAGCCAGTAGCCTGTTCTTCGATGGTGTTGCCAGTGAGAGCCAGGCCAGCAACATCCCACCGGCATCGCAGTTCAACACCGGCACTGGAGGTACCTTTGATATGGCTCAGGTCTTCGGTGGCAGCACCAACAGCCTCTTTTTGGAGAAGTCTCCCTTTGTGGAAGGACTCAGCTACAACCTGAATGCCATGCAGTATCCCAGCCAGTCGTTCCAGCCTGTCGTCCTGGCCAACTGA